A DNA window from Elusimicrobiaceae bacterium contains the following coding sequences:
- a CDS encoding 6-carboxytetrahydropterin synthase, with product MSKVYLTQAGSFHAMHSHDGTLAEPLHEHEFRYEATFYGNINEERFLIDFRQISNLFKTELERQLNGSDLTTFLPFPTAESLAIWLYDRIKAKMPQLYSVKIAESADRWVEYRGEE from the coding sequence ATGAGCAAAGTATATTTAACACAAGCCGGTTCTTTCCACGCCATGCACAGCCACGATGGCACTTTGGCAGAACCGTTACATGAGCACGAATTCCGTTATGAAGCTACTTTTTACGGCAATATCAATGAAGAACGCTTCTTGATTGATTTCCGCCAAATCAGCAATTTATTCAAAACAGAACTGGAAAGACAGCTCAACGGATCAGATTTGACGACTTTTTTGCCCTTTCCGACAGCAGAGTCTTTGGCCATTTGGCTCTATGACCGCATTAAGGCCAAAATGCCTCAGCTTTACAGTGTCAAAATTGCCGAAAGTGCAGACCGCTGGGTAGAGTACAGAGGCGAAGAATAA
- the folK gene encoding 2-amino-4-hydroxy-6-hydroxymethyldihydropteridine diphosphokinase, whose translation MPLAILGLGSNQGNPKENLDRAIAALSDIGTVKEVAPYILSKPEGYDAQPDFVNTVVLLSTPYPPVGLLRKLKTLETRLGRVPTFRNGPRVIDLDILFYEDQVIFDADEILFIPHPRLQEREFVLKPLSYLRPDFIHPSLQKSIIQLYRELMRNKGEATCKIL comes from the coding sequence ATGCCGTTAGCTATCTTGGGCCTGGGTAGCAATCAAGGAAATCCAAAAGAAAATTTAGACCGTGCCATTGCCGCTTTGTCCGACATTGGCACCGTCAAGGAAGTCGCTCCTTATATTTTATCCAAACCGGAAGGATACGATGCACAGCCGGATTTTGTGAACACGGTGGTGTTGTTATCTACTCCTTATCCCCCGGTAGGGTTACTGCGCAAACTAAAAACCTTGGAAACCCGACTGGGCCGCGTACCAACCTTTCGCAACGGGCCCCGCGTAATTGATTTGGATATTTTATTTTATGAGGACCAAGTTATTTTTGATGCCGATGAGATTTTATTTATCCCCCATCCGCGTCTGCAGGAACGGGAATTTGTATTAAAACCGCTGAGTTATTTGCGCCCGGATTTTATACATCCGTCGCTTCAAAAATCCATCATACAGCTTTACCGCGAACTAATGAGAAATAAAGGCGAAGCGACTTGTAAAATTTTGTAG
- a CDS encoding YraN family protein, with product MNSSQSGAQGEEAAAHYLTQKGYHLLARNYRQPCGEIDLICSDGKTLVFVEVKKRASQAFGGPLAAVTLSKQRKIALTAQYFIKEIHPKFDSIRFDVVCLLGGQITHIENAFFPPRGTF from the coding sequence ATGAATTCCAGCCAAAGCGGTGCTCAGGGCGAAGAAGCCGCCGCCCACTATTTAACGCAGAAAGGCTACCACTTGCTGGCCCGCAATTACCGCCAGCCGTGCGGGGAAATCGATTTAATTTGTTCCGACGGAAAAACCTTGGTATTTGTAGAAGTCAAAAAGCGCGCCAGCCAAGCCTTTGGCGGGCCTTTAGCGGCGGTCACATTATCCAAACAACGTAAAATTGCATTGACTGCCCAATATTTTATTAAGGAAATTCACCCCAAATTTGATAGTATAAGATTTGATGTAGTATGCCTGCTGGGCGGACAAATCACGCATATTGAAAATGCCTTTTTTCCGC
- a CDS encoding OmpA family protein: MKKVALLCVAALCLAACHCERKTTGTPCRKAACKCKHAQVKKECKCHQVHMGPLQQACNCTTTCVAPKPKPAPMKMAPAPKPQPTATQRAAEQSAALSTLGTVKAKDNKLSLAYKEPIRFGHNSAVIETPSYSELDATAAVLKKYPNAKVTVNGYTDSLGNPAYNVDLSQRRAQAVADALVQRGVKAENVSAVGHGAANPVATNSTAEGRRMNRRVELEIENK; this comes from the coding sequence GTGAAAAAAGTAGCTTTACTGTGTGTGGCAGCCCTTTGTTTAGCGGCTTGTCACTGTGAAAGAAAGACCACCGGCACCCCGTGCCGCAAAGCTGCCTGCAAATGCAAGCACGCTCAAGTAAAAAAGGAATGCAAGTGCCATCAAGTACATATGGGCCCGCTGCAACAAGCCTGCAATTGCACCACCACTTGTGTAGCTCCCAAACCGAAACCGGCTCCGATGAAAATGGCTCCTGCTCCGAAACCGCAACCGACCGCTACTCAAAGAGCTGCTGAACAATCCGCCGCTTTGAGCACCTTAGGTACGGTTAAAGCAAAAGATAATAAACTTTCTTTAGCTTATAAAGAACCTATCCGCTTTGGCCACAACAGTGCCGTCATTGAAACTCCGTCTTACAGCGAATTAGATGCCACGGCCGCTGTGCTTAAAAAATATCCCAATGCCAAAGTAACGGTCAATGGATATACAGATTCTTTAGGCAATCCGGCGTATAACGTAGACTTATCTCAACGCCGCGCCCAAGCTGTTGCAGATGCGTTAGTACAACGCGGTGTAAAAGCTGAAAACGTCTCCGCCGTCGGACACGGTGCCGCCAACCCGGTAGCTACCAATAGCACCGCAGAAGGCCGCCGCATGAACCGCCGCGTAGAACTGGAAATTGAAAACAAATAA
- a CDS encoding ribonuclease HII: MNSLQDFDKKKALQLGTATLLGIDEAGRGPLAGPVVACACHIAPNQFVYFEDVNDSKKLTAHKREEIFERLQTAGVLYGVGFASAREIDQLNILQATFLAMRRAAHKFYSIPNAVALIDGPHPVRDLPLRQEPVIDGDALSLNIAAASIVAKVLRDRYLDTLDKLYPNYSFAAHKGYGTAQHLAALKKYGPCPEHRRTFAPVRNLYKPTLFP, translated from the coding sequence ATGAATTCACTACAAGATTTTGACAAGAAAAAAGCCTTGCAATTAGGCACGGCAACTTTGCTGGGCATTGATGAAGCTGGCCGCGGCCCATTGGCAGGCCCGGTGGTGGCTTGTGCGTGTCACATTGCTCCCAATCAATTTGTCTATTTTGAAGACGTAAACGACAGCAAAAAATTAACCGCACACAAACGTGAAGAAATTTTTGAACGTCTACAAACCGCCGGTGTATTGTATGGGGTCGGTTTTGCTTCGGCCCGGGAAATTGACCAACTTAATATCTTACAAGCTACTTTTTTGGCCATGCGCCGAGCCGCTCACAAATTTTACTCCATTCCCAATGCGGTTGCTTTAATTGACGGCCCGCATCCGGTACGCGATCTCCCACTTCGCCAAGAGCCGGTAATCGACGGAGATGCTTTATCTCTCAACATTGCCGCGGCCAGCATTGTTGCCAAAGTGTTGCGCGACCGCTATCTTGATACGCTAGATAAACTCTATCCAAACTACAGTTTTGCCGCCCACAAGGGCTATGGCACGGCCCAACATTTGGCCGCACTGAAAAAATACGGTCCTTGCCCGGAACATCGCCGCACCTTTGCCCCCGTGCGCAATCTATATAAACCCACACTTTTTCCATGA
- a CDS encoding prepilin-type N-terminal cleavage/methylation domain-containing protein, whose translation MKKGFTLIELLIVVLIIGVLSAVALPIYNRVVEKTRATEAMQTLSSIATGEQSFQMANSGFTDQFETLDLSFNNYSDGSQATGNTLNGQYFDYTIYGNDKKAALAKRNNGEYELSVDYMTKEIFCRPIDHYICSLLDLQEGQSFSKYDTSNLQNWVMDDYVGYIAEELVDKWNQSCGNDLHCLQDTLDHVCTSDGKCLNKMGASNAIIGADGNKYYWEVAHDKLTLYVNDYAARPFFAQIFFYVSGSDNIVLRGNVNHNGQRVSDSCNQVNGYYYRNGDWTWCRVNNN comes from the coding sequence ATGAAAAAAGGTTTTACCTTGATTGAATTGTTAATAGTGGTTTTAATTATTGGCGTATTATCGGCGGTAGCTCTTCCTATATACAATAGGGTGGTAGAAAAAACGCGTGCTACGGAAGCCATGCAAACGCTGTCTTCTATCGCTACCGGAGAGCAAAGTTTTCAAATGGCCAATAGTGGGTTTACGGACCAATTTGAAACTTTAGATTTGTCTTTTAACAATTATTCTGATGGCTCACAAGCTACGGGAAATACATTGAATGGGCAATATTTTGACTACACCATTTATGGTAATGATAAAAAAGCCGCACTTGCTAAGCGCAATAATGGAGAATATGAATTATCTGTTGATTATATGACGAAGGAAATTTTCTGCCGGCCGATAGATCATTATATTTGTTCTTTGCTTGATTTACAAGAAGGGCAGAGTTTTTCTAAGTATGATACATCCAACTTACAGAACTGGGTTATGGATGATTATGTGGGATATATTGCAGAAGAATTAGTTGATAAATGGAATCAGTCATGTGGAAATGATCTTCATTGTTTGCAGGATACTTTGGATCATGTGTGTACGAGCGATGGAAAATGTTTAAATAAGATGGGGGCAAGCAATGCTATTATAGGAGCAGACGGGAATAAATATTATTGGGAGGTAGCTCATGATAAATTAACCCTGTATGTTAATGATTATGCAGCTAGACCGTTTTTTGCCCAAATATTTTTTTATGTTTCTGGGTCCGATAATATAGTACTCAGAGGGAATGTAAATCATAATGGTCAAAGAGTATCAGATAGTTGTAACCAAGTTAATGGATATTATTACAGAAACGGTGATTGGACGTGGTGCCGCGTTAATAATAACTAG
- a CDS encoding OmpA family protein, translating to MSKLLFLSLCMVLLSGCFRAQSDVGRVGQMYFTMIYFTTSGQDIDKPSYKRIEQTAKIFKKDPKVKVEVRGYTDSTGSERGNLNLSQQRAEKVSQALQVRGIPGSHISAKGYGHAKPIASNQTPEGRQKNRRVEIEFPYPEN from the coding sequence ATGAGCAAACTACTATTTCTGAGTCTGTGTATGGTATTGTTATCGGGATGCTTTCGGGCACAATCAGACGTAGGCCGTGTGGGGCAAATGTATTTTACCATGATTTACTTTACCACTAGCGGACAGGATATAGATAAGCCCTCATATAAAAGGATCGAACAAACAGCTAAGATTTTTAAAAAAGATCCGAAAGTGAAAGTAGAAGTACGCGGTTATACCGATTCCACCGGTAGCGAACGGGGTAATTTGAATTTATCCCAGCAACGGGCAGAAAAAGTGTCCCAAGCGTTACAAGTGCGCGGAATTCCGGGTAGTCATATTTCGGCCAAAGGTTATGGGCATGCTAAGCCGATTGCCTCTAATCAAACACCGGAAGGTAGACAAAAAAATCGCCGGGTGGAGATAGAATTTCCTTATCCGGAAAACTAA
- the folP gene encoding dihydropteroate synthase has product MFPQVMGIVNATPDSFYDGNPQNNLDSLLAKCAAHLEDGADILDIGGESTRPGATPVSAEEELARTLELIQQAHARWPKAVISQDTFKIPVALEGLKNGVQIINDVSGTPDPEMFKLVKDFRAQIVIMHTRGTPQTMQTLTQYTDLLGEIKDFLAGKIAQAQQHGLTKEQIIIDPGFGFAKTREQNYHLLAHVAQLKDLGVRMLIGLSHKKFLSQPGEKPPKRKTQTICANLAALQAGADILRVHDVRETKKVVRFFTEWEANK; this is encoded by the coding sequence ATGTTTCCTCAAGTAATGGGCATTGTTAATGCCACGCCCGATTCTTTTTACGATGGCAACCCGCAAAATAATTTAGACAGTTTGCTGGCTAAATGTGCGGCCCACTTGGAAGACGGCGCTGACATTTTGGATATCGGCGGAGAATCTACCCGGCCGGGGGCCACCCCTGTGTCTGCCGAGGAAGAATTAGCCCGCACATTGGAACTGATTCAACAAGCACATGCCCGTTGGCCAAAAGCAGTTATTTCACAAGACACGTTCAAAATACCGGTGGCCTTAGAAGGACTCAAAAACGGGGTGCAAATCATCAATGATGTCAGCGGCACGCCCGATCCGGAAATGTTCAAGCTGGTGAAGGATTTTCGGGCGCAAATCGTCATCATGCACACGCGCGGTACGCCACAGACCATGCAAACACTTACCCAATATACCGATTTACTGGGCGAAATAAAAGACTTTTTAGCCGGCAAAATCGCCCAAGCCCAACAACATGGTCTTACAAAAGAGCAGATTATTATCGACCCGGGATTTGGCTTTGCCAAAACACGAGAGCAGAATTATCATTTACTGGCGCACGTAGCACAACTTAAAGATCTTGGTGTACGCATGCTAATTGGTTTATCGCATAAAAAATTTCTTAGTCAGCCCGGTGAAAAACCGCCCAAGCGCAAAACCCAAACTATTTGCGCCAATTTGGCCGCATTGCAAGCCGGAGCCGACATCTTACGAGTACACGACGTACGCGAAACTAAAAAAGTAGTCCGTTTTTTCACTGAATGGGAGGCAAACAAATGA